The genomic region CGGCACAGCTTCATCGCTTCCTTGCTCGGCATTCAGCACATCATCGTCGCGGTCAACAAAATGGATCTGGTCGATTACAGCGAAGCCACGTTCAACCGGATCAAAGAGGACTACCTCGCCTTCACCCGGGCATTGTCCCTGCACGACATCCGTTTCATTCCGATTTCGGCGCTGGACGGCGACAACGTCGTCCATCCGAGCGCGCACATGCCCTGGTTCACCGGCGAGCCGTTAATGGATGCATTGAACCACGTCCAGATCGCCAACGATTACAATTTCACCGACGCCCGCTTTCCGGTGCAGTACGTCAACCGTCCCAACCTGAACTTCCGGGGCTTCTGCGGCACCGTCGCCGCCGGCGTATTCCGCCAAGGCGACCGGATCACCGCGCTGCCTTCCGGTAAAAGCAGCACGATCAAATCGATCGTCACCTACGACGGCGAGCTGACACAAGCCTTTCCGCCGATGGCCGTGACCCTGACCCTGGAAGATGAAATCGACATCAGCCGCGGCGATATGATCGTCGGCGCCGACACGACCCCGGCCGTCGTCGCGGACAAATTCAACGCCCACATCGTCTGGATGAACGAGAAGGCGCTCGCCCCCGGCCGCCAGTACACGCTGAAACTGGCCAGCCGCAGCGTGTCCGGTTCCGTTTCGCTGATCCACCACCGGATCGACGTCAATACGCTCGAGCATCACGACGCCAACGAACTGAAACTCAACGAGATCGGCTACTGCACCGTGTCGGTGAATGCCCCGGTCGTGTTCGATCCGTACCGGGCCAGCCGCGGCACCGGCTCGTTCATTATCATCGACCGCCTCAGCAACGGCACCGTCGGCGCCGGCATGATCGTCGGCGCCACCGGCGACGAAGCGCTCCAACCCGTCAGCATCGAAGAACGCGCAGCACGCTTCGGACAAGCTCCCTGCGTGATCGACTTATACGGCGATCACGCGAAGCAGACGGCTTCCTGCCTGGAGCGCAAGCTGTTCGATAACGGACATATGGTCGTCATTCTGGAACACGGCAGCGAGGAAGCGATCGCGTCGCTTAAAAGCGCCGGACTTCTGTGCCTGACTGTGAACGGAAAAGACGTCAAGAGCGATCTGGCTTTCAACTGCGCCGAGCGCACTCTCGACGAAATTTATCAAAGTTTAAAAAATTCATGCATAATTTACTAACCGAAAGTCAAGCTATGACGGTTTGTCTGTCTGGAGTCGGCGAACGGGTCGGCGCTGAACTGGACTATTCGGTAAGAAAATGCTCCGTCGGGGCATTACCGATAAAACTGAAATGGACGGGAAATGATACCTACGGGAAAATCTTGAGAAGCCTCAAAATGCTCAACAACAGCCGGGCGTTTGCAGTCGGATTGACTCATTTACTCTAACAGGGAAAAGCAGCTTATGACCTCGCTCGCAAGCCCGTTGCAGCGACTCCAACATTTGATCCGGATCGAACGCGAAGACATCGGTACGCTGATTGCCTACGGCATCGGTGTCGGCGTGATGTCGCTGGCCACGCCCGTTGCCGTTCAGGCTCTGGTGAATACCATCGCTTTCGGAGCACTCTTTCAACCCTTGCTGGTGCTGACGCTGGTGCTTCTGGTGCTGGTTGGCTTCAGCAACATGCTGATCGCTTTACAGTTCTACGTCGTGGAAATGCTCCAGCGCCGGCTGTTCGTGCGTTTTTTCGACGAAGCGGCTGCACACCTGAAGCAGGCTCATATTGCCAGCCGCGATCATCACCATCTGCCCGAATTGGCAAACCGGTTTCTGGACGTCGCCGGGCTGCAGAAAACCGCCTCCGTGTTATTGCTGGAAACCTTGGGCTACGTTCTTCAGACCTTGATCGGCATGATCCTGCTGGCGTTTTATCATCCCTTGCTGTTGGCGTTCGACCTGTTCGTGATCGCCGCGCTCTGGGGGATCTTGTTCGTCATGGGAAAAAACGGAGTAAGCACGGCCATTGAACAATCCAAAGCCAAATACGCCGCTCAGGCTTGGCTTGAGAATATTGCCGCCAATCCGTTGCTGGGCAAGGCGGCCGGCGATAACGCCTTTCTCGGCGAGAAGACCGATCACCTGGCACGAAACTACCTGGACGCCTGCAGCCGGCATTTTCGGATACTGGCGCGGCAAAACACCGGCGCGTTGGTCCTGCATACGCTGGCGAATACCTTGCTGCTCGGCATGGGCGGATGGATGGTGATCAATTACCAACTGAGCTTGGGGCAGTTGATCGCGGCCGAACTGGTCGTCAGCGCGATGATTTACGGACTGACTCGTTTGGGAAAAACTCTGGAAAATTTCTACGAACTGCTGACCAGCGTCGACAAGATCGGCCATTTGCTCGACATCCCTCAGGAAAGCACACGAGGGATCGGCTTTGAGCCTACCGGAGGCTCTTGCCGGCTGGACGTTTACG from Methylosarcina fibrata AML-C10 harbors:
- the cysN gene encoding sulfate adenylyltransferase subunit CysN translates to MSHQSDLISTDINAYLAQHERKELLRFLTCGNVDDGKSTLIGRLLHDSKMIYEDQLAAVQADSVKSGTTGAGKIDLALLVDGLQAEREQGITIDVAYRYFSTSTRKFIIADTPGHEQYTRNMATGASTCDLAIILIDARYGVQTQTKRHSFIASLLGIQHIIVAVNKMDLVDYSEATFNRIKEDYLAFTRALSLHDIRFIPISALDGDNVVHPSAHMPWFTGEPLMDALNHVQIANDYNFTDARFPVQYVNRPNLNFRGFCGTVAAGVFRQGDRITALPSGKSSTIKSIVTYDGELTQAFPPMAVTLTLEDEIDISRGDMIVGADTTPAVVADKFNAHIVWMNEKALAPGRQYTLKLASRSVSGSVSLIHHRIDVNTLEHHDANELKLNEIGYCTVSVNAPVVFDPYRASRGTGSFIIIDRLSNGTVGAGMIVGATGDEALQPVSIEERAARFGQAPCVIDLYGDHAKQTASCLERKLFDNGHMVVILEHGSEEAIASLKSAGLLCLTVNGKDVKSDLAFNCAERTLDEIYQSLKNSCIIY
- a CDS encoding ATP-binding cassette domain-containing protein, which codes for MTSLASPLQRLQHLIRIEREDIGTLIAYGIGVGVMSLATPVAVQALVNTIAFGALFQPLLVLTLVLLVLVGFSNMLIALQFYVVEMLQRRLFVRFFDEAAAHLKQAHIASRDHHHLPELANRFLDVAGLQKTASVLLLETLGYVLQTLIGMILLAFYHPLLLAFDLFVIAALWGILFVMGKNGVSTAIEQSKAKYAAQAWLENIAANPLLGKAAGDNAFLGEKTDHLARNYLDACSRHFRILARQNTGALVLHTLANTLLLGMGGWMVINYQLSLGQLIAAELVVSAMIYGLTRLGKTLENFYELLTSVDKIGHLLDIPQESTRGIGFEPTGGSCRLDVYGVFLPESPNTDSLRGIDLHLEPGDRLVLSRGADRGTLLEVLFGLRTPVQGYVRLNHQDLRDLNLGQLRDSVHLVREAEIIEATVLDNLCLGRDLDLGGLRQILAQVGLLEPLDALPDGLHSRLGADGMPLTREQCLRLTLARALAGRPGLLLLDGVLDRIDYRVVPALLDVLLANEAPWTLIVTSRHPEIIARFNRHAFIQQGMLHEQTFENQGKL